In Amaranthus tricolor cultivar Red isolate AtriRed21 chromosome 5, ASM2621246v1, whole genome shotgun sequence, a genomic segment contains:
- the LOC130813726 gene encoding formin-like protein 20 yields MELKEEDPPPFWLPSTAANRHHRRRHQAASSLFLNTGVLVVLLLFAAIVFLSIVIPSVLSLARQVFNPSLVKSSWNSLNLVLVIFAIVCGFLGRKDNDDQTPGNSPMRRDQAVKSTDLTPRQWYEYQDNSFGNVDSVRRLRRNSSSYPDLRLEGSSMVNENRWRFYDDTHVCNYQFVRSESRISRSRSLGVVDEDEIDVKCIEVDNTCASSANDITPLTTPEKIADVKNIDKDTVQIDHNKSEPAPVSPPAYLNQPLSPPLSPSYFCSSPSPPPPPPPPPPPPRKNRDAKRNDDPTKRASTSPPVYSKQPLSPVSPTYFWPSPSPPPPPPPPPPPLQKKRNNSTNRESRSQQASFPQQPLSPSSPLSQINYLWPPPSPPPPPPPPPPPAPLRTYSSILSKKKHENKKSPPKRESRSQVQIKMPPPPPPPPPPRTPPRLRTKVGQSLEDKIDKKGGGIVIRTLGRLPRRKRKQTRRSYENLSEFIEPPKVSIHRSKSTPEFPPSSPPKPIPAPPLSPPPHSIFQNLFSKKGKSKKKVHTLSQSAPPAPPPPPASRVNQNRGNGSESPLIPIPPPPPPPSFKMPPWRYVMQGDYVRLESNNNSPRSGYSRSEDEDSSPNNQKPSTKSSLFCPSPDVNTKADDFIARFRAKLILEKLNSIKQNQGTGPSPLGPDSTRS; encoded by the coding sequence ATGGAGCTTAAAGAGGAAGACCCACCTCCTTTTTGGCTGCCCAGCACGGCTGCAAATCGCCATCATCGCAGACGACACCAAGCAGCTTCAAGCCTGTTTCTGAACACCGGAGTTCTTGTTGTGTTGTTGCTGTTTGCTGCAATTGTGTTTTTATCTATTGTGATTCCTTCTGTTCTGTCTTTGGCTAGACAAGTGTTTAATCCAAGTTTAGTGAAGAGTAGTTGGAATTCACTTAATCTTGTACTTGTAATCTTTGCTATTGTTTGTGGGTTTTTAGGAAGGAAGGATAATGATGATCAAACACCAGGGAATAGTCCTATGAGAAGAGATCAGGCTGTTAAATCTACTGATTTGACTCCTCGGCAATGGTATGAATATCAAGATAATAGTTTTGGTAATGTAGATAGTGTAAGGAGATTGAGAAGGAATAGCAGTTCATACCCAGATCTTCGATTAGAGGGATCGTCGATGGTGAATGAGAATCGATGGCGCTTTTATGATGATACTCATGTTTGTAATTATCAGTTTGTAAGATCTGAAAGTCGGATTAGTCGCAGCAGATCTTTGGGTGTGGTTGATGAAGATGAAATTGATGTTAAATGTATTGAGGTTGATAATACTTGTGCAAGTAGTGCTAATGACATTACGCCTTTAACAACTCCTGAGAAAATTGCTGATGTTAAGAACATTGACAAGGATACTGTCCAAATTGATCACAACAAGTCTGAACCTGCTCCAGTATCACCACCAGCCTACTTAAACCAACCGTTGTCACCACCGCTATCGCCATCGTATTTCTGTTcatcaccatcaccaccaccaccaccaccaccaccgccTCCGCCTCCGCGCAAGAATCGTGATGCTAAGCGAAACGATGACCCCACAAAGAGAGCTTCAACATCACCGCCTGTATACTCAAAACAACCATTATCACCGGTATCACCGACGTATTTCTGGCCAtctccatcaccacctccaccGCCGCCACCACCTCCGCCGCCCTTGCAAAAGAAGCGGAACAACTCGACGAATAGGGAATCTAGATCACAACAAGCTTCATTTCCACAGCAACCATTGTCACCATCATCACCCTTATCACAAATCAATTACTTATGGCCgccaccatcaccaccaccacctcCTCCGCCTCCGCCTCCTCCGGCACCACTACGTACATATTCATCGATTTTATCAAAAAAGAAGCATGAAAATAAGAAGAGTCCACCAAAAAGAGAATCAAGATCACAAGTTCAAATCAAAATGCCACCGCCGCCTCCACCTCCGCCACCACCACGAACACCACCTCGTTTACGAACAAAAGTAGGCCAATCATTGGAAgataaaatagataaaaaagGAGGAGGAATTGTGATTAGAACCCTAGGCCGTCTACCACGAAGGAAAAGAAAACAAACAAGAAGAAGTTATGAAAATTTGTCGGAGTTCATTGAACCTCCGAAAGTATCAATTCACCGTTCAAAATCAACACCTGAATTTCCACCTTCATCACCTCCGAAACCGATACCGGCGCCGCCATTATCTCCACCACCACATTCCATATTCCAAaacttattttctaaaaaaGGAAAGAGTAAAAAGAAAGTCCATACCCTTTCACAATCAGCTCCTCCagctccaccaccaccaccagccAGCCGCGTGAATCAAAACAGAGGTAATGGCAGTGAATCGCCACTGATCCCAATACCGCCACCACCACCTCCGCCGTCATTCAAAATGCCACCATGGAGGTATGTGATGCAAGGTGATTATGTGAGATTAGAAAGCAACAATAACAGTCCACGCAGTGGTTATTCACGATCAGAAGATGAAGACAGTTCACCGAACAATCAAAAACCTAGCACAAAATCAAGCTTGTTTTGTCCAAGTCCAGATGTGAATACTAAAGCGGATGATTTCATTGCCAGATTCCGAGCCAAATTAATACTTGAGAAGTTGAAttcaatcaaacaaaatcaaggGACTGGTCCTTCACCATTGGGTCCAGATTCAACCCGATCCTGA